One Candidatus Binatia bacterium genomic region harbors:
- a CDS encoding porin family protein, whose translation MRRGILRAMLATGIIFGLCLPASADEIAAEEVIVGTQVEPAPAVAAVQPEKDRSGPFLGLGISYFIEEFPKIGQDNLGRDYRTDFDDSWGFNLRGGYRFNDYLAAEGVMEYADGYSSKVSLPPAGLGVDSETIDDSRWSIDFALNAKAILPLGRFEPYVSGGIGFLYMNELKIEELEIPGEGRSKLSQSDDPVVFMGRVAAGVDFAINDTFGLFAEAAYLMPTSSQSDFNAIAVNFGGRLTF comes from the coding sequence ATGCGAAGGGGAATCCTGCGAGCGATGCTCGCGACCGGAATAATTTTCGGACTCTGCCTGCCAGCGTCTGCGGATGAAATTGCTGCCGAAGAGGTAATCGTCGGGACGCAGGTCGAACCGGCACCGGCCGTCGCTGCTGTGCAACCGGAGAAGGACCGCAGCGGTCCCTTCCTGGGACTCGGCATCTCCTATTTCATCGAGGAGTTTCCGAAGATCGGGCAGGACAACCTGGGTCGCGACTACAGGACCGACTTCGATGATAGCTGGGGCTTTAACCTGCGCGGTGGATATCGCTTCAACGACTACCTCGCCGCGGAAGGCGTCATGGAATACGCTGACGGTTATAGCTCTAAGGTTTCTCTCCCACCTGCCGGACTCGGTGTGGATTCCGAGACGATCGACGATTCACGATGGTCGATCGACTTCGCACTCAATGCAAAAGCCATTCTCCCTCTCGGGCGCTTCGAACCTTATGTTTCGGGCGGTATCGGCTTTCTCTACATGAATGAGTTGAAAATCGAAGAACTCGAAATCCCGGGCGAGGGGCGTTCGAAGCTCTCTCAGAGCGATGATCCCGTCGTGTTCATGGGACGCGTTGCCGCCGGTGTGGACTTCGCCATCAACGATACCTTCGGACTCTTTGCCGAAGCAGCCTATTTGATGCCGACTTCAAGCCAATCGGACTTCAACGCGATTGCCGTGAACTTTGGCGGCCGACTGACCTTCTGA
- a CDS encoding aspartate/tyrosine/aromatic aminotransferase, producing MFEQLQDAPADPILGLMEAYASDPREDKVNLTVGVYQDESGKTPVLSSVRQAGVDLLAQEKTKSYLPISGPPELGAAVRGLLFGSESSLVDGGRAITAQTPGGTGGLRISGDFLKKHHPEAKIWLSDPTWPNHPAIFQAAGLSIAKYPYLDPATGCLDVDGMLEALRAVPAGDIVVLHGCCHNPTGVDPDAAIWREIAAIAVEKGWLPLVDLAYQGFGLGLEEDVQGLRAIAAQVPEFMVCSSFSKIFGLYRERIGAMTLVAATPDHARAALSQLKITIRTSYSNPPAHGGQLVSMILRDPERASQWRAELSVMRERIQAMRSGLADALRAAGARTDFDFLREQKGMFSLLGVSREQVETLRSDHAVYLVGSGRINVAGLSSANLDQVAKAIAAVGG from the coding sequence ATGTTTGAACAACTCCAGGATGCACCCGCGGATCCGATTCTCGGATTGATGGAGGCCTACGCCTCCGACCCACGCGAGGACAAGGTCAATCTGACCGTCGGTGTTTATCAGGATGAGTCCGGAAAAACGCCCGTATTATCTAGTGTTCGACAGGCCGGCGTCGATTTGTTGGCGCAGGAAAAAACCAAGTCCTACTTGCCGATTTCGGGACCTCCCGAGCTCGGGGCTGCGGTGCGGGGCTTGCTCTTCGGCTCGGAAAGTTCACTGGTGGACGGTGGCCGTGCCATCACGGCGCAAACCCCCGGGGGAACCGGTGGATTGCGAATCTCCGGCGATTTCCTGAAAAAGCATCACCCTGAAGCAAAAATCTGGCTGTCGGATCCGACCTGGCCCAATCACCCGGCAATTTTTCAGGCTGCAGGCCTGTCGATCGCGAAGTACCCATATTTGGATCCGGCCACCGGATGTCTGGATGTCGACGGGATGCTCGAGGCGCTGCGTGCTGTGCCAGCCGGGGATATCGTCGTTTTGCATGGCTGTTGCCATAACCCGACGGGTGTCGACCCCGACGCGGCGATCTGGCGGGAAATTGCCGCGATTGCGGTTGAAAAAGGTTGGCTCCCGCTCGTGGATCTTGCCTATCAGGGGTTTGGTCTGGGTTTGGAAGAAGATGTGCAGGGGCTGCGGGCGATCGCCGCGCAGGTGCCCGAATTTATGGTGTGCAGTTCCTTCTCGAAGATTTTCGGCCTCTATCGGGAGCGGATCGGCGCGATGACGCTTGTGGCGGCGACGCCCGACCATGCGCGGGCCGCACTGAGTCAGCTCAAGATCACGATTCGGACCAGCTACTCCAACCCGCCGGCGCACGGTGGCCAATTGGTCTCGATGATTTTGCGGGATCCCGAGCGCGCGAGCCAATGGCGTGCCGAGCTTTCGGTGATGCGCGAGCGCATTCAGGCGATGCGTTCAGGCCTCGCGGATGCCCTCCGGGCTGCGGGCGCCAGGACGGATTTTGATTTTCTCCGCGAGCAGAAAGGGATGTTCTCGTTGCTGGGGGTGAGCCGCGAGCAGGTCGAGACCTTGCGTTCCGATCACGCCGTTTATCTGGTGGGCAGCGGCCGTATCAACGTGGCCGGTCTTTCCTCCGCAAATCTGGATCAGGTCGCAAAAGCCATCGCTGCAGTCGGCGGCTGA
- a CDS encoding pseudouridine synthase: MTLAPDTSAACSRCGTTHRLEATREAQEAASRLRDELRETLLFGDEGKMLGVLVGTTAEGKSTTLRAFSGMLHGETFAPGFVGPTRSGGLTREEELATLAALQKLSHEIEALDPADLDAEIAARTPDLDLEIARWKRKRKERKLARQQERRALAGAPQDAATIKRLATLDLESGQIRAALKTARRDRREAIRSLEERRRGLLEKRTALRQERRERSRKLQAAMHATHGLVNFRGEFLPVRDFFPAGAVPTGTGECCAPKLLQEAALRGIRPTGLTEFWWGPSPDATPRIAGDSYPPCAEKCAPILGHMLCGQEKPRPAIQVLHEDEDILVVDKPAGLRSTPGRTLEGIDCIETRMQLLRPERNFLRAAHRLDAATSGVLVLALHAGALRRLQADFAARSIQKKYTAMVSNIPAGNEGWIELPLDGDPFDRPRQIVDLVNGSPARTHWELVGRSGAWTELTLQPETGKTHQLRVHLGDPQGLACPIVGDTLYGGTPHHRMLLHARELALTHPGTGAAMVFSSPVPFRA; encoded by the coding sequence GTGACTTTGGCCCCCGATACAAGTGCGGCATGCTCACGATGCGGGACCACCCACCGCCTCGAGGCCACAAGGGAGGCCCAAGAAGCCGCTTCCCGATTGCGCGACGAGCTTCGCGAAACCTTATTATTCGGCGACGAGGGGAAAATGCTCGGCGTTCTTGTCGGGACCACGGCCGAGGGCAAATCCACCACATTACGAGCCTTCTCCGGCATGCTGCACGGGGAGACTTTTGCTCCGGGTTTCGTGGGCCCGACCCGCAGTGGTGGGCTCACCCGGGAAGAAGAACTCGCCACCCTCGCGGCACTGCAGAAACTCAGCCACGAAATCGAGGCGCTGGACCCCGCGGATCTCGATGCAGAAATCGCGGCACGAACGCCTGACCTCGATCTGGAAATCGCTCGGTGGAAGCGCAAAAGAAAGGAACGTAAACTCGCTCGCCAGCAGGAACGGCGCGCGCTCGCCGGGGCGCCACAGGACGCTGCCACGATCAAGCGTTTGGCCACGCTCGATCTCGAGAGCGGTCAGATTCGCGCGGCTCTGAAAACCGCGAGGCGCGATCGACGCGAGGCGATTCGCTCACTCGAAGAACGTCGGCGCGGCCTTCTGGAGAAACGTACCGCCCTGCGCCAGGAGCGCCGCGAGCGTTCGAGGAAACTGCAGGCTGCCATGCACGCGACGCACGGCCTGGTGAACTTCCGCGGCGAATTTCTTCCTGTCCGAGATTTTTTTCCCGCGGGCGCAGTCCCCACCGGGACGGGCGAATGCTGCGCGCCCAAACTGCTGCAGGAAGCTGCTCTCCGCGGAATTCGTCCAACGGGCCTGACCGAATTCTGGTGGGGCCCCAGCCCTGACGCCACCCCACGCATCGCGGGCGACTCCTATCCTCCGTGTGCGGAAAAATGTGCTCCGATTCTCGGTCATATGCTTTGCGGGCAAGAAAAACCGCGGCCTGCGATTCAGGTCCTTCATGAAGACGAGGACATTCTCGTGGTGGACAAACCCGCTGGACTGCGCTCGACACCCGGACGCACGCTGGAGGGCATTGATTGTATCGAGACGCGGATGCAACTGCTGCGGCCGGAAAGAAATTTCCTGCGCGCCGCTCATCGCCTCGACGCTGCCACATCTGGGGTTCTCGTGCTCGCCCTGCACGCAGGAGCCCTGCGCCGGCTGCAAGCGGACTTCGCTGCCCGAAGCATCCAGAAAAAGTATACGGCGATGGTCAGCAATATACCCGCCGGCAACGAGGGGTGGATTGAGTTGCCCCTTGACGGCGACCCTTTCGACCGGCCACGACAGATCGTCGACCTCGTCAACGGCAGCCCTGCCCGGACGCATTGGGAATTGGTGGGCCGCAGCGGCGCTTGGACGGAACTGACCCTGCAGCCCGAAACCGGAAAGACCCATCAACTTCGGGTCCACCTTGGCGACCCTCAAGGCCTCGCATGCCCGATCGTAGGCGATACTCTTTATGGCGGGACGCCGCATCACCGCATGCTGCTGCACGCGCGCGAACTCGCGCTGACACATCCCGGGACCGGAGCAGCGATGGTGTTCTCGAGCCCGGTTCCCTTCCGCGCTTAA
- a CDS encoding phytanoyl-CoA dioxygenase family protein produces MEATDFTDTCRIDAETRASFLARGHATIRGLATPEEVGAFRPALREAAESGRFERRPLAERDTYGRAFLQMCNLWQRHQDARTFVFAHRFAQVAADLLGVEAVRLYHDQALFKEPGGGFTPWHQDQFYWPLDTDQTITLWMPLVPVSEDMGPMIFAEGSHRGGHLGEFPIGDESHRIFEERIEAEGFPRGGDRSFAPGDASFHAGWTLHSALGNQSGKMREVLTMIYFADGARVSALDHPNRQFDRDLWLPGCDPGSLAASPLNPLL; encoded by the coding sequence TTGGAGGCGACGGATTTTACCGATACCTGCCGAATCGATGCGGAGACGCGTGCGAGTTTTCTCGCGCGAGGCCATGCGACCATCCGTGGATTGGCGACGCCCGAGGAGGTCGGGGCTTTTCGGCCGGCACTTCGGGAAGCCGCAGAGAGTGGCCGATTTGAAAGGCGCCCTCTCGCCGAACGAGACACCTACGGCCGCGCCTTTCTGCAGATGTGCAATCTATGGCAGCGTCACCAGGACGCACGCACATTCGTGTTCGCGCATCGCTTCGCGCAGGTTGCCGCAGATCTGCTCGGGGTCGAGGCGGTCCGACTCTACCATGACCAGGCACTTTTCAAGGAGCCGGGCGGCGGCTTTACGCCATGGCATCAGGATCAATTCTACTGGCCTCTGGATACCGACCAGACGATCACTCTCTGGATGCCATTAGTCCCGGTATCCGAGGATATGGGGCCAATGATTTTTGCGGAAGGTTCCCACCGGGGGGGGCACCTGGGGGAATTTCCGATCGGTGACGAGTCGCATCGCATTTTCGAGGAGCGGATCGAAGCCGAGGGCTTCCCTCGCGGCGGTGATCGAAGTTTCGCTCCTGGCGATGCGAGCTTTCATGCGGGCTGGACACTCCATTCGGCGCTGGGCAATCAGAGTGGCAAGATGCGCGAAGTTCTGACGATGATCTACTTTGCCGACGGTGCTCGAGTCTCCGCGCTCGATCATCCAAATCGACAATTCGATCGCGACCTCTGGCTTCCGGGTTGTGATCCCGGATCGCTTGCCGCGAGTCCGCTCAACCCTCTTCTTTGA
- a CDS encoding DUF3604 domain-containing protein → MEFVRLAAAKHLILWALFILGAAMTGCNRQDPSLAPVDATIVTEPPPALRDLGRSDERHVFWGDLHIHTSYSFDAYTLGVRALPDDAYAFAKGETIQHALGYPIRSSRPLDFAAVTDHAEFLGSARLNGTANPEENSDLPAVMNTGSPLRITWNYLLTTMTKMRNTEVRTETFSSDDDSAARSAWEDTVGAARRHNQPGRFTTFVAYEWTSMPDDENLHRNIIYRNEEVPDLPFSSLDSDNPEDLWRALDLQRRVGMEMISIPHNGNVSNGRMYDEVGFDGTKLDPAYAALRMRNEPLSEVFQVKGASETHPAISPEDEFANFEIFDQLLGASLRQSEPRGSYVRDALRRGLEMSAAHGFNPYQFGFIGSSDSHNASSSVEEDNYHGKLPMIDGTSGLRIGETLLLPSAQNRALRWGAAGLAGVWATENTRDALYEAMLRKETYATSGPRITVRFFGSRQYTPELLEDPARIRKAYADGVPMGGMIENGSGSPRFLVTALKDPEGANLDRIQIIKGWVDATGKSREAIFDVAGSGGRMQAGDAPPLAPVGNTVNVETATYENTIGTPSLQALWVDPTYRPDEEAFYYARVIEIPTPRWSTYDAAAWNVEAPQPSSIQERAITSAIWVPALKEEG, encoded by the coding sequence ATGGAATTCGTTCGACTCGCTGCCGCGAAGCATCTGATCCTCTGGGCCTTGTTCATCCTCGGAGCCGCCATGACGGGCTGCAACCGCCAGGACCCGTCGCTTGCGCCCGTCGATGCAACGATTGTCACGGAACCCCCACCAGCACTTCGCGATCTCGGGCGAAGCGATGAGCGCCATGTTTTCTGGGGCGACCTCCATATTCACACGAGCTACTCTTTTGATGCCTACACTCTGGGCGTGCGTGCTCTCCCCGATGACGCCTACGCCTTTGCCAAGGGCGAAACCATCCAGCACGCCCTCGGCTATCCGATTCGTTCCTCTCGTCCTCTCGATTTCGCGGCCGTAACCGACCATGCCGAATTTCTCGGATCCGCGCGGCTCAACGGCACAGCCAACCCCGAGGAGAACTCGGACCTTCCGGCGGTCATGAACACGGGCAGCCCGCTTCGCATCACATGGAACTACCTGCTCACCACCATGACGAAGATGCGCAACACCGAAGTCCGCACCGAAACTTTCTCCAGCGACGATGACAGCGCCGCTCGCAGTGCGTGGGAAGACACGGTCGGAGCTGCGCGCCGGCATAACCAGCCCGGCCGCTTCACCACTTTTGTCGCCTACGAGTGGACCTCGATGCCCGACGACGAGAATCTGCACCGCAACATCATTTACCGCAATGAAGAGGTCCCCGATCTGCCCTTCAGCTCGCTGGACTCCGATAACCCGGAAGATCTATGGCGCGCTCTCGACCTGCAACGCCGAGTGGGCATGGAGATGATCTCGATTCCCCACAACGGCAACGTCAGCAACGGCCGCATGTATGATGAGGTCGGGTTTGATGGAACAAAGCTCGACCCCGCCTATGCCGCACTCCGGATGCGCAACGAGCCTCTGAGCGAAGTCTTTCAGGTCAAAGGGGCCTCCGAGACTCACCCCGCGATTTCGCCCGAAGACGAATTCGCGAACTTCGAAATCTTTGACCAACTACTCGGGGCCTCTCTGCGCCAGAGCGAACCACGAGGCAGCTACGTGCGCGATGCCCTGCGTCGCGGGCTCGAAATGTCCGCAGCGCATGGGTTCAATCCCTACCAATTCGGCTTCATCGGCAGCAGCGACTCGCACAACGCCAGTTCCTCGGTTGAAGAGGATAATTACCACGGCAAACTGCCCATGATCGACGGGACGTCGGGACTCCGCATTGGCGAGACCTTGCTCCTGCCGTCCGCACAAAACCGCGCCCTGCGCTGGGGTGCCGCTGGGCTCGCCGGTGTCTGGGCGACGGAGAATACCCGTGACGCTCTCTACGAGGCGATGCTGCGCAAGGAGACCTATGCCACCTCCGGTCCTCGCATCACCGTGCGTTTCTTCGGCAGTCGCCAATATACCCCCGAGCTGCTCGAGGATCCTGCACGCATCCGGAAAGCTTATGCCGACGGCGTCCCCATGGGCGGCATGATCGAAAACGGCTCCGGGTCGCCACGTTTTCTGGTGACGGCTCTCAAGGATCCCGAGGGGGCCAATCTGGACAGGATCCAGATCATCAAGGGGTGGGTCGACGCCACCGGAAAAAGCCGGGAGGCCATTTTCGATGTGGCCGGGTCTGGTGGACGAATGCAGGCGGGTGATGCGCCTCCCCTCGCGCCGGTTGGCAATACCGTCAACGTCGAAACCGCGACCTATGAGAATACAATCGGCACGCCGTCGCTCCAAGCCTTGTGGGTGGACCCGACCTATCGCCCCGACGAAGAGGCTTTCTACTACGCCCGCGTGATCGAAATCCCGACACCACGGTGGTCGACCTACGACGCGGCAGCCTGGAACGTGGAGGCCCCGCAGCCCTCTTCGATTCAGGAGCGGGCGATCACATCAGCGATCTGGGTTCCGGCGCTCAAAGAAGAGGGTTGA
- a CDS encoding acyl-CoA dehydrogenase family protein — translation MRSIYDTEDRVAFRETVRKFVETEIVPFADEWDEAGEVPWDLHRKAGSLGLYGLGIDEQYGGLGFDDCFLRIIMSEEIARGGSGGAGAALAGCNIMTGPLQALASEEICQRALPPIMAGEAGGSLGITEPGGGSDVARMQTTAVRDGDHWVLNGSKTFITGGMRANYFVIGARTGDGGLGGISLFFVERGAEGFSQTKIDRKMGWWCSDTATLYFEDCRIPAENMIGEKDRGFYAIMDNFNLERVGLIATALGASKCCLEESIRYARERETFGKPLLGHQVIRHKIAEMSARVDAVEAYVNQIAWLINEGEMPVAEIAKAKFHATQVYEFCAREALQIFGGAGYLRGTPVERLYREVRVIAIGGGSEEIMRDLAVRQMGL, via the coding sequence ATGCGTAGCATTTATGACACCGAGGACCGAGTCGCCTTCCGCGAAACTGTGCGAAAATTTGTCGAGACGGAAATTGTCCCGTTTGCCGACGAATGGGACGAAGCCGGTGAAGTCCCCTGGGATTTGCACCGCAAGGCGGGAAGCCTCGGTCTCTATGGCCTCGGCATTGATGAGCAATACGGAGGCCTGGGTTTCGACGACTGCTTTCTCCGGATCATCATGAGCGAGGAAATTGCCCGCGGCGGATCCGGTGGCGCGGGAGCCGCGCTGGCCGGATGCAATATAATGACAGGTCCATTGCAGGCCCTGGCATCGGAGGAGATTTGTCAAAGAGCCCTGCCGCCGATCATGGCGGGGGAGGCGGGCGGTTCGTTGGGGATCACCGAACCCGGCGGCGGGTCGGATGTTGCGCGGATGCAGACCACGGCGGTTCGCGATGGTGACCATTGGGTGTTGAATGGCTCGAAGACCTTCATCACCGGCGGCATGCGCGCCAATTATTTCGTGATTGGCGCTCGCACGGGAGATGGCGGCCTTGGCGGAATCTCTCTGTTTTTCGTCGAGCGCGGCGCCGAAGGATTCTCGCAGACCAAGATTGATCGCAAGATGGGCTGGTGGTGCTCGGATACGGCCACGCTCTATTTCGAAGATTGCCGGATTCCTGCGGAGAATATGATCGGCGAGAAGGACCGAGGCTTCTACGCGATCATGGATAATTTCAATCTCGAAAGAGTCGGCTTGATCGCGACCGCACTCGGCGCTTCCAAATGCTGCCTCGAGGAGTCAATTCGCTATGCGAGGGAGAGAGAGACCTTTGGCAAGCCGCTGCTCGGGCATCAGGTCATTCGCCACAAGATCGCCGAGATGTCGGCCCGCGTCGATGCTGTCGAGGCTTATGTGAATCAGATCGCGTGGCTGATCAATGAGGGCGAAATGCCGGTCGCCGAAATCGCCAAAGCAAAATTTCATGCAACCCAGGTCTACGAGTTTTGCGCCCGCGAAGCCCTCCAGATCTTCGGGGGGGCCGGTTATCTGCGCGGTACTCCTGTGGAGCGCCTGTACCGGGAAGTACGGGTGATCGCGATCGGCGGCGGTTCCGAGGAGATCATGCGTGACCTGGCCGTGCGCCAGATGGGCCTTTGA
- a CDS encoding TonB-dependent receptor, which translates to MKSFFVLSLSLAMMTSSAVATAAEENAGSPGYIESIETEATSGGIAQEVDATDAQVAELEADGSVQGGVSRKRAQQLEEIVVSARRRDELLEETPISVTAIDASTFEDAQITRFAELQNIVPNLRIDTGRSGLGGSPVIRGVVPTESGNPGAGTYIDGIFLQGSGASIMNVADIQQLEVLRGPQGTLFGKNTLGGAINITTVAPGPDLAGSVWVRAGNYETVKTRSTLNVPINIGPLDGKVFTRFSVSTENTGGYTDNLVTGQNYNNRDAYWLLGKMQILPTEDLEINLNGNYFHSKSRGAGGRCFVVDDAVASLKAQLDASNPDFYEKCRATTPYTFGTPLNTFYNGQDYGVWGSMVYNLGSIGFIDELNAKVLGSWRGRDSRNREDVDLTSDNVVELSDVSIDGFPGEPFSATASLIEAQLFGEAFDGRLSGVGGFFASWNDSSVGRLVRTQLDPPPPAMQTLAHLGAFTYGPVKQSDSDWAFYGQGTWDALEWLSLTGGLRYTNETRGVTRSNIYPIGDLANIGTPTCIHEPDQPCEQSGDVTYSSWTPMGSIEVLAPDDLLGDSPIDHLMGYFTYAKGFSSGGLNAVIGAGVEQGSLVPYAPSLVDNFEVGLKTVALDQRMTLNLSFFYMQYDDMQVTANRSIPCTPTPPETECVPQNERLIRNAAASTMRGLEAELTMRPIEGLMIMTNIGVLDSRYEEFEDVWALDATTPYDRAGETFNGVPQFTSYFAVQYSLPVNLKQSWLSGWLTPRLDWSYRSKVHNTFPEDSSGRVPGYNLLNARLSYEFMDDQAQIALWGQNLTSSSYFNGGGGTTGFFGYSQRYYAAPVTFGGEISYRFDIS; encoded by the coding sequence ATGAAAAGCTTTTTCGTCCTATCCTTGAGCTTGGCCATGATGACCTCGAGCGCGGTCGCGACCGCTGCCGAGGAAAACGCCGGGTCGCCCGGCTACATCGAAAGCATCGAAACGGAAGCCACCTCCGGTGGCATCGCTCAGGAAGTCGATGCCACCGATGCTCAGGTCGCAGAACTGGAAGCAGACGGCTCCGTTCAGGGCGGCGTCTCACGCAAACGGGCGCAGCAACTCGAAGAGATCGTCGTCTCTGCACGACGCCGGGATGAACTCCTCGAAGAAACTCCTATTTCGGTCACCGCGATCGATGCCTCCACTTTTGAAGATGCTCAGATTACGCGCTTTGCCGAACTGCAGAATATCGTACCGAACCTGCGAATCGACACCGGCCGCAGCGGTCTGGGCGGAAGCCCTGTGATTCGCGGCGTTGTTCCCACCGAGTCCGGAAACCCCGGCGCGGGCACTTATATCGACGGCATCTTCCTGCAAGGCTCCGGCGCCTCGATCATGAACGTGGCTGACATCCAACAGCTGGAAGTCCTGCGCGGCCCGCAGGGCACTCTCTTCGGAAAGAATACTCTCGGCGGTGCAATCAACATCACCACCGTGGCACCCGGCCCCGACCTGGCGGGTTCGGTCTGGGTGCGCGCCGGAAATTACGAAACCGTAAAAACAAGATCCACACTGAATGTACCCATCAATATCGGCCCCCTGGACGGAAAGGTCTTTACCCGCTTCTCGGTCTCGACGGAAAATACCGGGGGGTACACCGACAATCTGGTCACCGGCCAGAACTACAATAATCGAGATGCCTATTGGCTGCTCGGCAAGATGCAGATCCTTCCCACCGAAGATCTCGAAATCAATCTGAATGGCAACTACTTCCACAGCAAGAGTCGTGGCGCGGGCGGCCGCTGCTTTGTGGTCGACGATGCGGTCGCCTCGCTCAAGGCTCAACTTGACGCTTCCAACCCGGATTTCTACGAGAAGTGTCGCGCGACCACCCCCTACACCTTCGGCACGCCGCTCAACACGTTCTATAATGGGCAGGACTACGGCGTCTGGGGCAGCATGGTCTACAACCTCGGCAGCATTGGCTTCATCGATGAGTTGAATGCCAAAGTTCTCGGCTCCTGGCGCGGGCGAGACAGCCGCAACCGCGAGGATGTGGACCTGACTTCAGATAACGTCGTCGAGCTTTCGGATGTTTCGATCGATGGATTCCCCGGAGAACCCTTCAGCGCAACTGCGTCGCTGATCGAGGCACAACTCTTCGGCGAAGCGTTTGACGGACGCCTCAGCGGCGTCGGCGGTTTTTTTGCTAGCTGGAACGATTCCAGCGTCGGCCGCCTCGTCAGAACACAGCTCGATCCGCCACCACCCGCCATGCAAACCCTGGCTCATCTCGGTGCCTTCACCTACGGCCCTGTCAAGCAGAGTGACAGCGATTGGGCCTTCTACGGTCAAGGGACCTGGGACGCTCTGGAGTGGCTGAGCCTCACCGGCGGCCTGCGCTATACAAACGAGACACGCGGCGTTACCCGTTCCAACATCTACCCGATCGGCGATTTGGCCAATATCGGAACCCCGACATGTATCCATGAACCTGATCAACCATGCGAGCAATCCGGGGACGTGACCTATTCCTCATGGACCCCGATGGGCAGCATCGAAGTTCTCGCTCCGGATGATCTTCTCGGCGACAGCCCGATCGATCATTTGATGGGCTACTTCACCTACGCCAAAGGCTTTTCGAGCGGTGGCCTGAATGCCGTGATCGGGGCCGGCGTCGAGCAGGGCAGCCTGGTGCCGTATGCCCCCTCCTTGGTCGACAACTTCGAAGTCGGCCTCAAAACCGTCGCTCTGGACCAACGCATGACCCTCAACCTCTCGTTCTTCTACATGCAGTACGACGATATGCAGGTGACGGCGAACCGATCGATCCCGTGTACGCCAACGCCCCCGGAGACCGAATGCGTGCCCCAGAACGAGCGCCTGATCCGCAACGCGGCTGCTTCGACCATGCGCGGCCTCGAAGCCGAGCTTACCATGCGCCCGATCGAGGGCTTGATGATCATGACCAATATCGGCGTTCTCGATTCTCGTTATGAGGAGTTCGAGGACGTTTGGGCACTGGATGCAACGACCCCCTACGATCGCGCGGGGGAGACATTCAACGGCGTACCGCAGTTCACCAGCTATTTCGCAGTGCAATATTCGCTACCGGTCAACCTGAAGCAGTCCTGGCTCAGCGGATGGCTGACGCCAAGGCTGGATTGGTCGTATCGCTCGAAGGTCCATAATACCTTTCCCGAGGACTCCTCGGGCCGCGTCCCGGGCTACAACCTGCTCAATGCCCGCCTCTCCTACGAATTCATGGATGACCAGGCGCAGATCGCCCTCTGGGGCCAGAACTTGACCAGCAGCAGCTATTTCAATGGCGGCGGCGGCACGACCGGGTTCTTTGGCTACTCGCAGCGCTACTATGCAGCGCCAGTGACCTTCGGCGGCGAGATCAGCTACCGATTCGACATCAGCTGA